From one Trifolium pratense cultivar HEN17-A07 linkage group LG1, ARS_RC_1.1, whole genome shotgun sequence genomic stretch:
- the LOC123902686 gene encoding TBC1 domain family member 8B-like, with protein MKTRKASNPVITFDHKRDAYGFTVRPQHLQRYREYANIYKEEEEERSERWKSFLERQAETESSELNTNGSAVVEDEKVSGDEAAGKEADASSENGVDGHRASDQTPGSPAENGSQKEELPTPEETRIHRVQLWSTIRSSLHTIEDMMSTRVKKKAVSVKDEKNKKGVSKDEQITETEEDSDEEFYDVERSDPSPDTPLVDGLSTSANGIAADAAPLEDSSPWKEELEVLVRGGVPMALRGELWQAFVGVKERRIEKYYQDLLASNGDCKIKTNHQNTQLDDSDGKTNGEFIHVPEKWKGQIEKDLPRTFPGHPALDEDGRNALRRLLTAYARHNPSVGYCQAMNFFAGLLLLLMPEENAFWTLMGILDDYFDGYYSEDMIESQVDQLVFEELVRERFPKLANHLDYLGVQVAWVTGPWFLSIFVNMLPWESVLRVWDVLLFEGNRVMLFRTAVALMELYGPALVTTKDAGDAVTLLQSLAGSTFDSSQLVLTACMGYQNINEVRLQQLRNKHRPAVIAAIEERSKGLKALRDAKGLVSKLFEQSNNVPVLGNLSRSESGSTNADEILISLTGEGEIDSAPDLSEQIAWLKVELCRLLEEKRSAILRAEELETALMEMVKQDNRRQLSAKVEQLEEEVAELRQTLSDKQEQETAMLQVLMRVEQEQKVTEDARRFTEQDATAQRYASQVLQEKYEEATVALAEMEKRAVMAESMLEATLQYQSGQTKLQPSPRSSQPESPGSRNNQEPTTDIPPRRISLLSRPFGLGWRDRNKGKPANVDEPAEVESPVSQQEGNGLKVQDEVETR; from the exons GGATGCCTATGGTTTTACTGTGCGACCTCAGCACTTGCAGAGATACCGCGAATACGCCAACATATACAAG GAGGAAGAAGAGGAAAGGTCAGAGCGGTGGAAATCGTTTTTAGAGAGACAGGCGGAGACGGAGTCTTCTGAATTGAACACAAATGGATCAGCTGTGGTGGAAGATGAGAAGGTTTCTGGTGATGAAGCTGCCGGGAAAGAAGCCGATGCCAGCTCGGAGAATGGGGTTGATGGACATCGGGCAAGCGACCAGACGCCTGGTAGTCCAGCTGAAAATGGTAGTCAAAAGGAGGAGTTACCGACACCTGAGGAGACAAGAATTCATAGAGTCCAGTTATGGTCAACCATAAGATCGTCTCTTCATACTATTGAGGATATGATGAGCACTCGTGTAAAGAAGAAAGCTGTGTCAGTAAAAGAcgaaaaaaataagaaaggtGTGTCTAAAGATGAGCAGATTACTGAAACTGAGGAAGACTCTGATGAGGAGTTCTATGATGTTGAAAGGTCTGATCCTAGTCCAGATACTCCTCTTGTTGATGGCTTGAGTACCTCTGCAAATGGTATTGCTGCTGACGCTGCACCGCTAGAGGATTCGTCTCCTTGGAAAGAAGAGTTGGAAGTTCTTGTTCGTGGGGGAGTGCCAATGGCACTGAGGGGAGAG CTCTGGCAAGCTTTTGTGGGTGTCAAAGAAAGGCGGATAGAGAAGTATTATCAGGATCTACTAGCCTCCAATGGTGATTGTAAAATTAAAACTAATCATCAAAACACGCAATTAGATGACAGTGATGGGAAAACAAATGGAGAGTTCATACATGTACCAGAAAAATGGAAAGGACAAATTGAGAAG GATCTACCGCGGACATTTCCTGGTCATCCTGCTTTGGATGAGGATGGTAGAAATGCTTTGAGACGGTTACTTACTGCATATGCTCGACATAATCCCTCTGTTGGTTACTGTCAG GCCATGAATTTTTTTGCTGGCTTATTGCTGCTTTTGATGCCTGAGGAAAATGCCTTTTG GACTTTAATGGGCATTTTAGATGATTATTTTGATGGCTATTATTCAGAGGATATGATAGAGTCTCAG GTGGATCAACTTGTTTTTGAAGAGTTGGTGCGGGAGAGGTTTCCCAAATTGG CCAATCATCTAGATTATCTGGGAGTGCAAGTTGCATGGGTTACCGGACCATGGTTTCTTTCCATTTTTGTGAACATGCTTCCTTGGGAAAGTG TTCTTCGAGTGTGGGATGTGCTTCTTTTTGAAGGAAACCGAGTCATGCTATTTAGAACTGCAGTTGCTTTAATGGAGCTATATG GTCCAGCACTGGTAACAACAAAGGATGCTGGAGATGCAGTAACTTTACTTCAGTCATTAGCCGGCTCCACATTTGATAGCAGTCAGCTTGTATTGACAGCTTGCATGGGTTACCAAAATATAAATGAAGTTCGATTGCAGCAGCTGAGGAATAAACATAGACCAGCTGTAATAGCTGCAATTGAAGAAAGATCAAAAGGGCTTAAAGCTTTGAGGGATGCTAAGGGTCTCGTATCAAAGCTATTTGAGCAATCGAATAATGTGCCAGTACTTGGGAATTTATCCCGTTCAGAATCTGGATCTACTAATGCAGATGAAATTTTGATTAGTTTAACTGGAGAGGGTGAGATAGATTCAGCTCCAGATCTTTCAGAGCAG ATTGCATGGCTGAAAGTTGAACTTTGCAGATTATTAGAGGAAAAAAGATCGGCTATTCTCAG AGCAGAGGAGCTTGAAACGGCGTTAATGGAAATGGTTAAGCAGGACAATAGGCGGCAACTAAGCGCCAAG GTAGAGCAACTTGAAGAAGAGGTTGCTGAGCTTCGACAAACACTTTCTGATAAACAAGAACAGGAAACTGCAATGCTTCAG GTCTTGATGCGAGTGGAGCAAGAACAAAAGGTGACAGAAGATGCTCGCAGGTTTACTGAGCAAGATGCAACTGCACAAAGATATGCTTCCCAAGTGCTTCAG GAAAAGTATGAAGAAGCAACTGTTGCACTTGCAGAAATGGAGAAGAGAGCAGTTATGGCAGAATCTATGCTGGAAGCTACATTGCAGTATCAGTCTGGCCAGACTAAACTGCAACCATCTCCACG ATCTTCACAGCCAGAATCTCCAGGATCTAGAAACAACCAAGAGCCTACGACAGATATCCCTCCTAGGAGGATAAGTTTGCTTTCTCGTCCATTTGGACTTGGATGGCGTGATCGAAACAAG GGTAAACCTGCTAATGTGGATGAACCAGCTGAGGTTGAAAGTCCCGTAAGTCAACAAGAGGGAAATGGCCTTAAAGTACAGGATGAGGTGGAAACAAGATAG
- the LOC123883806 gene encoding probable plastid-lipid-associated protein 12, chloroplastic isoform X2: MALTLRVVNVNNNIGFHSSFSRSTFVSPNPSKSSSREYNSFVFQCSQVEQLSVTESENSLIEALIGIQGRGRSTSPQQLNSIERAIQVLESLGGGVPDPTNSSLIEGRWQLIFTTRPGTASPIQAAASIGDGKRILFRFDRAAFSFKFLPFKVPYPVPFKLLGDEAKGWLDTTYLSHSGNLRISRGNKGTTFVLQKQTEPKQKLLTAISSGVGVREEIDKLISLNKNSGEEPELEEGEWQMIWNSQTVTDSWLENAANGLMGKQIVGKNGGIKYVVDILLGLKFSMTGTFVKSAPKVYEVTMDDAAIIGGPFGYPLEFGKKFILEILFSDNKVRISRGDNGIIFVHSRTNALR; encoded by the exons ATGGCTCTCACTCTCAGAGTTGTGaatgtaaataataatatagggTTTCACTCATCATTTTCCCGTTCAACTTTTGTTTCTCCCAATCCCTCAAAATCTAGTAGTAGAGAATATAACAGCTTCGTGTTTCAGTGTTCTCAAGTTGAGCAACTATCAGTTACTGAATCTGAAAACTCACTCATCGAAGCACTTATCGGCATCCAAGGACGAGGACGTTCTACTTCTCCTCAGCAACTCAAC TCTATTGAGCGTGCTATTCAAGTCCTCGAAAGTTTAGGAGGGGGTGTTCCTGATCCG ACAAACTCAAGTTTAATCGAGGGTCGCTGGCAGCTCATTTTCACTACAAGACCTGGAACAGCATCGCCCATTCAG GCAGCAGCATCCATTGGAGATGGAAAAAGAATCCTTTTTAGGTTTGACAGAGCTGccttttcatttaaatttcttccaTTTAAAGTTCCATATCCAGTTCCATTTAAGCTACTTGGAGATGAAGCAAAGGGTTGGTTAGACACCACATACTTATCGCATTCAGGAAACCTTCGCATTTCAAGAGGAAATAAG GGAACCACATTTGTGCTGCAGAAGCAAACTGAACCAAAGCAGAAGTTATTAACAGCAATTTCATCGGGGGTGGGTGTTAGAGAG GAAATAGATAAACTCATTTCCTTAAATAAGAATTCTGGGGAAGAACCTGAACTAGAAGAGGGCGAGTGGCAGATGATATGGAATTCACAG ACTGTGACGGATAGTTGGTTAGAGAATGCTGCCAATGGTCTGATGGGAAAGCAG ATTGTTGGGAAGAATGGAGGAATAAAGTATGTGGTTGATATCTTGCTTGGGCTGAAGTTCTCCATGACTGGAACATTTGT AAAAAGTGCCCCTAAAGTGTACGAGGTTACAATGGACGATGCAGCCATAATTGGTGGCCCATTTGGATATCCCCTAGAATTTGGCAAGAAGTTCATCTTGGAGATTCT ATTCAGTGACAATAAGGTCAGAATTAGCCGGGGAGACAATGGAATTATTTTCGTACATAGTCGCACAAATGCATTGCggtga
- the LOC123909235 gene encoding transcription factor stalky, with translation MNDQSKMMMNLNQMNQPQMMNQVPMMNQPQVINQSQPQLLSHTHNQGINQQSQPPQMKMMNQNQPPTMNRGGGYNKVWSQQLPLDPNMKFQNPNMKPNFPPLKPGRSNNNNNNNNWKGKKVSDKRKDIRRMEKPNQSISIGIPPNNSGGYQPPTLHELQSQNRLKARKFYPKKKFNARFAPYAPRNTTSFIIRAKKSGGIASLVSPCPVTPAVLPTPILSPSREMLGDMAKEEWGVDGYGSMKGLIRLRDNHDDEDEEDGGGGSSESDVEEHVEVERRLDHDLSRFEMIYPNYGGGDYNNVLENRVDDQDSHIAQLEEENLTLRERLFLMERELGDLRRRMLFLERQNQAVEDVNEEVVENGSENESDGGSDVPIMGIENNVEMVDSMLESGRNGSIEANAAAKLDIDGVSEAEGVDDLFMEEPVPSEVVSNLDEIKGNEMGGSFVFNEVKDEKDELDTQQCLTDVVDKKESGENEMIDGIDEPKTHEAANESTNGLVSEKDECKSQIVGTSSETAGDDDLSVAQ, from the coding sequence ATGAACGATCAAtcgaagatgatgatgaatttgaaCCAGATGAATCAGcctcagatgatgaatcaagtTCCGATGATGAATCAGCCTCAGGTAATTAACCAGTCTCAACCTCAGTtactctctcacacacacaatCAAGGAATTAATCAGCAATCTCAGCCGCCacagatgaagatgatgaaccagAATCAGCCTCCGACGATGAATCGTGGTGGTGGATATAATAAGGTTTGGTCTCAACAGCTACCTCTGGACCCTAACATGAAATTTCAGAACCCTAATATGAAACCTAATTTCCCTCCTTTGAAGCCTGGAcgaagtaataataataataataacaataactgGAAGGGAAAGAAGGTTAGCGATAAGCGCAAAGACATTAGGAGAATGGAAAAACCTAATCAAAGTATTTCCATCGGTATTCCACCAAACAACAGTGGTGGTTACCAACCACCTACTCTTCATGAGTTGCAATCTCAGAATCGTTTAAAAGCTCGTAAGTTTTACCCTAAGAAGAAGTTTAATGCTAGATTTGCACCTTATGCGCCTAGGAATACGACTTCGTTTATTATTCGTGCCAAGAAATCTGGTGGTATTGCGTCGCTTGTGTCGCCTTGTCCTGTCACTCCGGCTGTGCTTCCCACGCCTATATTGTCTCCTTCGAGGGAGATGTTGGGAGACATGGCGAAGGAAGAGTGGGGTGTTGATGGATATGGGTCGATGAAGGGTTTGATTAGGCTTCGAGATAAtcatgatgatgaagatgaagaggaTGGTGGTGGTGGGTCGAGTGAGAGTGACGTGGAGGAACATGTGGAGGTGGAAAGGAGGTTGGACCATGATTTGAGCAGGTTTGAGATGATATACCCAAATTATGGAGGTGGTGATTATAATAATGTCTTAGAGAATAGGGTAGATGATCAGGATTCTCACATAGCACAATTGGAGGAAGAGAATTTGACACTGAGGGAGCGCCTTTTCTTAATGGAGAGGGAGTTAGGTGATTTACGAAGGAGGATGCTGTTTCTTGAGAGGCAGAACCAGGCTGTGGAAGATGTCAATGAGGAAGTGGTGGAAAATGGGTCTGAAAATGAAAGTGATGGGGGATCTGATGTCCCTATTATGGGAATTGAGAACAATGTCGAGATGGTTGATTCAATGCTGGAAAGTGGGAGAAATGGAAGCATTGAGGCCAATGCTGCTGCTAAGTTAGACATTGATGGAGTTTCAGAAGCTGAAGGTGTAGATGATCTTTTTATGGAAGAGCCTGTTCCAAGTGAGGTGGTTTCAAATCTGGATGAGATCAAAGGTAATGAAATGGGAGGTAGCTTTGTGTTTAATGAAGTGAAGGACGAGAAGGATGAATTAGATACACAACAGTGTTTAACAGATGTTGTCGATAAAAAAGAGAGTGGTGAGAATGAAATGATCGATGGAATTGATGAACCAAAAACCCATGAAGCAGCAAATGAAAGTACAAATGGCTTAGTGAGTGAGAAGGATGAATGCAAGAGTCAGATAGTTGGGACAAGTTCAGAGACTGCCGGAGATGATGATTTGTCTGTTGCTCAGTAG
- the LOC123883806 gene encoding probable plastid-lipid-associated protein 12, chloroplastic isoform X3 has product MALTLRVVNVNNNIGFHSSFSRSTFVSPNPSKSSSREYNSFVFQCSQVEQLSVTESENSLIEALIGIQGRGRSTSPQQLNSIERAIQVLESLGGGVPDPAAASIGDGKRILFRFDRAAFSFKFLPFKVPYPVPFKLLGDEAKGWLDTTYLSHSGNLRISRGNKGTTFVLQKQTEPKQKLLTAISSGVGVREEIDKLISLNKNSGEEPELEEGEWQMIWNSQTVTDSWLENAANGLMGKQIVGKNGGIKYVVDILLGLKFSMTGTFVKSAPKVYEVTMDDAAIIGGPFGYPLEFGKKFILEILFSDNKVRISRGDNGIIFVHSRTNALR; this is encoded by the exons ATGGCTCTCACTCTCAGAGTTGTGaatgtaaataataatatagggTTTCACTCATCATTTTCCCGTTCAACTTTTGTTTCTCCCAATCCCTCAAAATCTAGTAGTAGAGAATATAACAGCTTCGTGTTTCAGTGTTCTCAAGTTGAGCAACTATCAGTTACTGAATCTGAAAACTCACTCATCGAAGCACTTATCGGCATCCAAGGACGAGGACGTTCTACTTCTCCTCAGCAACTCAAC TCTATTGAGCGTGCTATTCAAGTCCTCGAAAGTTTAGGAGGGGGTGTTCCTGATCCG GCAGCAGCATCCATTGGAGATGGAAAAAGAATCCTTTTTAGGTTTGACAGAGCTGccttttcatttaaatttcttccaTTTAAAGTTCCATATCCAGTTCCATTTAAGCTACTTGGAGATGAAGCAAAGGGTTGGTTAGACACCACATACTTATCGCATTCAGGAAACCTTCGCATTTCAAGAGGAAATAAG GGAACCACATTTGTGCTGCAGAAGCAAACTGAACCAAAGCAGAAGTTATTAACAGCAATTTCATCGGGGGTGGGTGTTAGAGAG GAAATAGATAAACTCATTTCCTTAAATAAGAATTCTGGGGAAGAACCTGAACTAGAAGAGGGCGAGTGGCAGATGATATGGAATTCACAG ACTGTGACGGATAGTTGGTTAGAGAATGCTGCCAATGGTCTGATGGGAAAGCAG ATTGTTGGGAAGAATGGAGGAATAAAGTATGTGGTTGATATCTTGCTTGGGCTGAAGTTCTCCATGACTGGAACATTTGT AAAAAGTGCCCCTAAAGTGTACGAGGTTACAATGGACGATGCAGCCATAATTGGTGGCCCATTTGGATATCCCCTAGAATTTGGCAAGAAGTTCATCTTGGAGATTCT ATTCAGTGACAATAAGGTCAGAATTAGCCGGGGAGACAATGGAATTATTTTCGTACATAGTCGCACAAATGCATTGCggtga
- the LOC123883806 gene encoding probable plastid-lipid-associated protein 12, chloroplastic isoform X1 — MALTLRVVNVNNNIGFHSSFSRSTFVSPNPSKSSSREYNSFVFQCSQVEQLSVTESENSLIEALIGIQGRGRSTSPQQLNSIERAIQVLESLGGGVPDPTNSSLIEGRWQLIFTTRPGTASPIQRTFVGVDFFSVFQEVYLRTNDPRVSNIVSFSDAIGELKVEAAASIGDGKRILFRFDRAAFSFKFLPFKVPYPVPFKLLGDEAKGWLDTTYLSHSGNLRISRGNKGTTFVLQKQTEPKQKLLTAISSGVGVREEIDKLISLNKNSGEEPELEEGEWQMIWNSQTVTDSWLENAANGLMGKQIVGKNGGIKYVVDILLGLKFSMTGTFVKSAPKVYEVTMDDAAIIGGPFGYPLEFGKKFILEILFSDNKVRISRGDNGIIFVHSRTNALR; from the exons ATGGCTCTCACTCTCAGAGTTGTGaatgtaaataataatatagggTTTCACTCATCATTTTCCCGTTCAACTTTTGTTTCTCCCAATCCCTCAAAATCTAGTAGTAGAGAATATAACAGCTTCGTGTTTCAGTGTTCTCAAGTTGAGCAACTATCAGTTACTGAATCTGAAAACTCACTCATCGAAGCACTTATCGGCATCCAAGGACGAGGACGTTCTACTTCTCCTCAGCAACTCAAC TCTATTGAGCGTGCTATTCAAGTCCTCGAAAGTTTAGGAGGGGGTGTTCCTGATCCG ACAAACTCAAGTTTAATCGAGGGTCGCTGGCAGCTCATTTTCACTACAAGACCTGGAACAGCATCGCCCATTCAG AGAACATTTGTTGGGGTTGATTTTTTTAGTGTATTTCAAGAGGTTTATCTTCGAACGAATGATCCACGTGTAAGCAATATTGTGTCATTTTCTGATGCCATTGGTGAGCTCAAAGTGGAG GCAGCAGCATCCATTGGAGATGGAAAAAGAATCCTTTTTAGGTTTGACAGAGCTGccttttcatttaaatttcttccaTTTAAAGTTCCATATCCAGTTCCATTTAAGCTACTTGGAGATGAAGCAAAGGGTTGGTTAGACACCACATACTTATCGCATTCAGGAAACCTTCGCATTTCAAGAGGAAATAAG GGAACCACATTTGTGCTGCAGAAGCAAACTGAACCAAAGCAGAAGTTATTAACAGCAATTTCATCGGGGGTGGGTGTTAGAGAG GAAATAGATAAACTCATTTCCTTAAATAAGAATTCTGGGGAAGAACCTGAACTAGAAGAGGGCGAGTGGCAGATGATATGGAATTCACAG ACTGTGACGGATAGTTGGTTAGAGAATGCTGCCAATGGTCTGATGGGAAAGCAG ATTGTTGGGAAGAATGGAGGAATAAAGTATGTGGTTGATATCTTGCTTGGGCTGAAGTTCTCCATGACTGGAACATTTGT AAAAAGTGCCCCTAAAGTGTACGAGGTTACAATGGACGATGCAGCCATAATTGGTGGCCCATTTGGATATCCCCTAGAATTTGGCAAGAAGTTCATCTTGGAGATTCT ATTCAGTGACAATAAGGTCAGAATTAGCCGGGGAGACAATGGAATTATTTTCGTACATAGTCGCACAAATGCATTGCggtga